A DNA window from Candidatus Methylacidiphilales bacterium contains the following coding sequences:
- a CDS encoding type II toxin-antitoxin system PemK/MazF family toxin, which yields MRVNPGEVWLADLGMAAKTRPVIVVSRYDSNPPRDIIIYVPCTTQDRGSSYEVNISELSFLREDGVANVQGLGSVPSRRLERKLGVVPDALMQKIRNAIKFALNLA from the coding sequence ATGAGGGTTAATCCTGGAGAAGTCTGGCTGGCCGATCTGGGAATGGCCGCCAAAACACGACCCGTGATCGTCGTCTCCCGATATGATTCCAATCCCCCTCGTGACATCATCATCTATGTGCCTTGCACGACACAGGATCGCGGCAGCAGCTACGAAGTAAATATTTCTGAGTTGTCATTTTTGAGGGAGGACGGGGTTGCTAATGTTCAAGGTCTTGGATCCGTCCCATCCCGTCGGCTCGAAAGGAAACTCGGCGTCGTGCCGGATGCGTTAATGCAGAAAATACGGAACGCCATCAAGTTTGCCTTGAATCTGGCCTGA